TGTTAACTCTTGTGTTTATGTTTGAAAGCGACATCTATTGGCAGATATAAGGAAATGTTTAACGCCATCTCGTGGAgataaagtaaattatgtatCGAATTTATTGgattactagcttttgcccgcgacttcgttcgcgtggaacagtgacttccggcagatttttggttttactcacatagttcccgatctcgcgggatttttgagataaaaactatcctatgtcctttctcgagttccaaccacgacggtaccgaagcgctcggccgatacccaaccaaatgcgtgtaacgaaaccatagcgcgatctatttcgatcccaacgccatctatcgaccatagtgacaactcggattatttatctatactccgttcgggcattttctttgtactaaaagtagtattatattttttatatgttattttattatttttttcatacctttttactatttatttacttttttccgatgaattaaaacaacatgaaccgaactcgtgtaacgatcgacaccattgcgcgtagtactaatagaattatctatactccgttagagcattttctttgtagtaaaacttttattatattaatattattttttttacacctttttactgtttatttacatttttctgatggattttccgatgaattaaaacaataacatgaaccgaacacgtgtaatgacaccattgcgcgattaacgccatctatctacggagcataggaagagctcgacatttgaccaatagatggcactattatatagtatgtccgtaataaattttattttttatttttattttttgtaataaaaactatcctatgtcctttctcaagtttcaaactatgtctgtaccaaatttcacacaaatcggttcagtagtttaggcgtgaagaaaagacagacagacagacagaaagacagacagacagagttactttcgcatttataatattagtttggattttCGGACAGTAGAGTCCATTGAATTTGCTATGATtttcacaaagttttaaaagtgagtttgattttgttttccGAATATTTAGAAGATTTATTTAGAACATCTTTTTAGTTTTGGGTATCCACTCCgaaacccactgaacgcgaaGAGTAGCAAGTTCGATTCTCGCGTGGAACCCGCAGAAGTGTGATCTTTCATATGCTTTTTCTTAGTCTGGGTACTTGTGTATAATAAGAATTCCCTTAGAAatctcattttttattgttatttacaagCAAACAACTGCCTCTTTCGACAGTACATGCCTACCTAAGCATAACTCTCTACCAATGTCTAGACTGAAATATAGGTTTATTTTCCAGGTCGAGCCAATACCTTACACTACTCGTTTTATCTGTTGACCTCATAACCACGATGTAAATTACCTAACAAACTTCAAACTACTGTAATTTACAACTTTCCCATACTTAACAATCGAGACTTTCGTTTGAAACCACGATTTTTCtcacaaaataacatatttattgtaattgacAAGAAAtcgtaaaactatatttttgttgaagattattatcttaattttcaACCGACGTCAAAAAATAGGAGGTTCTCTATTCGcctgcattttgttttttttgtgagatAAAGCTTAGTGATAGACAGATAAACAGACGAACTGACAGTGAAGCCTTAGTTTACAAGGTTCCGATTTACCCTTTGATTGCGGAACCCCAAAAAACCAGAGAAAGACTACTACTTTAGTACTTTCATTAtcattctaagacaccactgataaaCAGAGAAGAAAAATATGGCGAGGAGACcaggattccaaatattgtaatCTGTAATCGCCAACCCTTAGTGATCTAGCGTGATTATCAATGCTGAAAACTGAGGCATTTGCTCGAAGGCTACGAAACATATCTATAGTATCTCTATTGCAATATAgtaatacctatttatattataaaaacgcgaaagttttgtATGTATGTCTGCATAAAAGAGGAAcgctctttcatgcaaaaaccactaaacggatttgaACAAAACCTcgtacacggatagtttataatcaggattaacacataggatagctgtcatcccgattttatgttcccgtgtcgtcattttcgatttatagtgGGCGgactcgcgggcaacagctagtattacttAAATAGTTCATTTTTCCTTACGATAATGACGACGCAACATCTCGTAAGatccaaataaaaattaaaaaagtaacaaaagtgCTAGATTATTAACTCCCGGCTCTAAAGAGATGAAACAAGATGTTTGGCTCATAATCACTACGCTATTATTGAGATCAAACTAAGGCAACAAGCAATTTTCAACCTTAATGTTATAAGGTAAGGTGGGATTTGCAATAAAGGTCTTTTTATAATTCATTGATATTCCATCAAAGTTTTTATAGTCACGTTTTGATTGCAACGCGTCGACTTCGACTGgcatagtttattttgtattcccTGTGCATCGAACGAGCTAACTGcacaaatttaaatttgcaATTCATCTTTCTGTACACAATCTAATTTATACTTTAACACCAAGAAATAAGAACCAAAACTAATTTCATCAAGCGCAAATTAGTTTGCAAATTTGAATCGTGTTCGACAAATTTCTTTTGCGGCCGggaatattgattttgaatgaTTAAGGACTTAGTGTCATGGGAATAAGGATTGTTTTCAAGTTTCGCTGATGAATATTTATGTCAGTTTCTAACCAATGCCATTGTGTCGCTCAACTTTGAACCGTATAAGGAAGACAGACACATACGTACGACCTGTGTCACACTGCCCGttatactaattttaaattggttGCAAATTATACCTTATTTCCTGGGTCGTTAAGTTGATTTTCAGTTAGAAGatgtctaatttttaatccattaacCTAGTCCGACTAAGGTAATGGTAATGGCTAATTCATTTCCTCATAGGAAATCGGTAAATAACAAGATCACATGTTAGGTACATAGGTAATTTAATCACGTTCTTTTAAAACTTGGAGCTTATATGACCATTATTAACAGTAGAGGCCACTACAAAAAGCTCTGATATCGATAATTTACAACCAGTATAAATAATAGCTTTAGatataagttaataatttaaaagccggattaatagttttaaagtgcGCGCATCTCCCCGTTTTTGTAACGTATTTTATGGTTTATATCCTATctccttcctcgataaatgggaTATCTAACACTGAAAGCATTTCTCAAACCGGTCTAGTAATTtctgtaaaacataaaaaatgtattttatgcaaaattcgttgatttgatataatattattggtcgaaaatatacaataaaacctttttggatttccttttaaatttttaccACAAATGAACTGTCATTCTCAACTGTCACAGCTAGAAGGGTCAAAGCAattacgaaatatatttatagaaataaaatatggacAGCATAGATAACCCAGCCAAATATCCGCCAGTAGCATGGATGAACGACTGCAAAGTTTACAACAAGAATTACGAGCGTGTCCCACCCTCCTTCCTAACCAACAACGTCGACGTATTATGTCTAAACTTCTCGTTAAAACAAAAAGACCGAATCGGGAACGGTATCATGCAAGACTTCTACGAAATCTACGAAAACGCCAAATACGTTAACATCCCCATTGAAGTACTCAATGTTCCTTTGGATGAGACGAAGGATGCGATGTGTATAAGCTTCGACAGCCAAGCTAACTGGTTCTCCTTAATGTTCAATGATCCTCTGATAGTGActcttaaatacatgtacgataTTACTTCAGTTCCACATATAATGGTGCTGAAACCTGATGGCTCCGTCATATCGACTCATGGGATCTTGGATCTAGATGAATACGGCAAAAATGCTTTAATAACTTGGTTGAGTACGGCGGCCGCGACGAAATCTGAGAAACGTTTGAGCAAGGAGTCTGCAATGTATGGGCATAGGTGGCGCTTCCTGACAATTGGCGTTGGGAAAACTGATAAGCCAGATTATAGGAGGAAATTCAGTATTATGCCCACTGCTGAAACCACCTCCGTTTCTGTGGGCATGACTATTAATACGGACCCTACGCCAGAAAATGAGCAATTACCTCAGTAAAATGGGGTGATTTAGACTGGAAGGATAATTCGAGACGGGCTTTGTAAAGAGATTACGACCTTTTTCGTGGTTGCATGTGTTTATGTTTACTAGTAAACAGCTTGCTTATTAGGGTTGCGTACCCAATGGGTGAAAATAGGACTCTTATTTCtgaggctccactgtctgtccgtcaccaggctgtatctcgtgaaccCTGACAGCAAGGTAGTTAAAATGTTCACGGATGATGTATTTCGGTTGTCGCTATTACAACAAGCATTTAACGAATGAATAAAAATCGTGGTTAAGTACAGTTGAAAGGGTCTTAAACTTATAGGCCACGAATGTATAACACACCCAACCGCTTTCCTTAGCCTATTTTTAGAAAACTCTCGATTCCGAATCCTACTTGCACATAAACGGTATTATTGTtcgtttaatgttaattaacaGCCGAGAGTCATCTTATTCAAAACCATTACAAAGTTTGTCATTAACATTGTCAGTCTTAGTAACACCCCTTTATGTGAAACTAAGTTTGATATTTCTAGAAACAAATATCTTTTCGAGTTTCCTTTCGTTAATATTGTATTTCGCAATTAGTTATcttatgttattgttatttattatttgaattaacttAATAAACTATTGATGATAAAGTCAATGAATGCTGTTTTTGTAGGATTCATGGCCTCTTTCTATTCAACCTTTTCTAAAGATACTTATGTCCTTCCATTTTAATTTGGACGACATATTGATACTCCTAAATACCtatctacataaatatatttctctaTAGCATTGAGTAAACAACAGTTAATCTTTAATcatggtctgttggtctagagGTCGCGGATTCGATTCCGACCCAGGGCAAATCTGTGTGATATGCACgatcgtattttgttttgtctggGTGCAATTCATCTATATTatgcatgtttatttaaaatataatataattatgtttatcagttgtctagtactcatcaTAGtacgcttagtttgagactagacggcgctgtgtaaataataattaaattcatcattTTCACTCTTAACACTACCTA
The genomic region above belongs to Trichoplusia ni isolate ovarian cell line Hi5 chromosome 5, tn1, whole genome shotgun sequence and contains:
- the LOC113494144 gene encoding uncharacterized protein LOC113494144 — protein: MDSIDNPAKYPPVAWMNDCKVYNKNYERVPPSFLTNNVDVLCLNFSLKQKDRIGNGIMQDFYEIYENAKYVNIPIEVLNVPLDETKDAMCISFDSQANWFSLMFNDPLIVTLKYMYDITSVPHIMVLKPDGSVISTHGILDLDEYGKNALITWLSTAAATKSEKRLSKESAMYGHRWRFLTIGVGKTDKPDYRRKFSIMPTAETTSVSVGMTINTDPTPENEQLPQ